The Scyliorhinus torazame isolate Kashiwa2021f chromosome 10, sScyTor2.1, whole genome shotgun sequence genome contains a region encoding:
- the commd9 gene encoding COMM domain-containing protein 9 isoform X2 gives MSTDFLQASSKDVVRHLCQECFSFSATSSVRLVDSIVKSLSVTPEEAKQLICSLRGFTRQVVFQGATSAEEILQLFPDNFHQNLKNLLTKIILENIVVWRNEALANQISLPHLIDMDWRVDIKTSSDNINRMAVPTCLLQMKIQDDAAVCRDGPIVSTVSLELGKEKLDTMLDGLTRIRDQLSAVANK, from the exons ATGAGCACAGATTTCCTCCAA GCTTCCTCAAAGGACGTGGTGAGGCATTTATGTCAGGAATGCTTTTCCTTTTCGGCGACTAGCTCAGTCAGATTAGTTGACAGCATTGTCAAGAGCTTATCGGTGACCCCCGAGGAGGCAAAACAG TTGATCTGCTCCCTACGTGGTTTCACACGGCAAGTTGTATTCCAAGGAGCAACATCAGCCGAAGAGATTCTCCAACTCTTTCCTGATAACTTCCATCAAAATCTGAAGAATCTGTTAACTAAAATAATTCTTGAAAACAT AGTTGTCTGGAGGAACGAAGCACTTGCAAACCAAA TTTCCTTACCCCACCTCATTGACATGGACTGGAGAGTGGATATCAAAACTTCTTCTGATAACATCAACAGAATGGCAGTGCCCACGTGCCTTCTCCAGATGAAG ATTCAGGATGATGCCGCTGTCTGCCGGGATGGACCCATCGTTTCCACTGTCTCTCTTGAACTAGGTAAAGAAAAGCTGGATACAATGCTGGATGGACTCACTCGAATCCGGGATCAGCTTTCAGCCGTGGCAAACAAGTAG
- the commd9 gene encoding COMM domain-containing protein 9 isoform X1: MAALGSVKEVGALQLLLKASSKDVVRHLCQECFSFSATSSVRLVDSIVKSLSVTPEEAKQLICSLRGFTRQVVFQGATSAEEILQLFPDNFHQNLKNLLTKIILENIVVWRNEALANQISLPHLIDMDWRVDIKTSSDNINRMAVPTCLLQMKIQDDAAVCRDGPIVSTVSLELGKEKLDTMLDGLTRIRDQLSAVANK, from the exons GCTTCCTCAAAGGACGTGGTGAGGCATTTATGTCAGGAATGCTTTTCCTTTTCGGCGACTAGCTCAGTCAGATTAGTTGACAGCATTGTCAAGAGCTTATCGGTGACCCCCGAGGAGGCAAAACAG TTGATCTGCTCCCTACGTGGTTTCACACGGCAAGTTGTATTCCAAGGAGCAACATCAGCCGAAGAGATTCTCCAACTCTTTCCTGATAACTTCCATCAAAATCTGAAGAATCTGTTAACTAAAATAATTCTTGAAAACAT AGTTGTCTGGAGGAACGAAGCACTTGCAAACCAAA TTTCCTTACCCCACCTCATTGACATGGACTGGAGAGTGGATATCAAAACTTCTTCTGATAACATCAACAGAATGGCAGTGCCCACGTGCCTTCTCCAGATGAAG ATTCAGGATGATGCCGCTGTCTGCCGGGATGGACCCATCGTTTCCACTGTCTCTCTTGAACTAGGTAAAGAAAAGCTGGATACAATGCTGGATGGACTCACTCGAATCCGGGATCAGCTTTCAGCCGTGGCAAACAAGTAG